One stretch of Rathayibacter festucae DSM 15932 DNA includes these proteins:
- a CDS encoding UbiD family decarboxylase, with product MGEQSLRAYVDALPADELVVIDRAVDARFELASVLALLDRGPAVRLSAVTGSAHPVVGNALSSRSRLARAVGCDVDQLLDTLTAAVADRQPVLLVDDAPVQEVRLPASAVWDEVVAPTWFEKDSGGYVTAGMIVAFDPVTGHRNASYARIKPLGETTGFVGIAPNHHLTAMSRSAAAAGGLPVAVVLGAHPAIQMAACCYLALGDDELEHAAHLLGEPVRVARATTSDVLVPADAEIVVEGLLHADRPVHEGLVNEYHGMYEDYGDGITLEVTAVTRRSAPEVQVILPGLSSEHSYIAALPIAAGIKHALRNVGCDIVDVAVTHSGGGRVDVVVSIANGRPGAAKRVMFGAFAAVSMVKQVTVVDADVDAWDQEHVHWARTSRLRWDRDLVLVDGVATDRNVPMQIGGTVTKVGMDATRKEGDRAIGADLAVPPPAILRRIRDALVADGLGGALRPAIVVHGSLTEGEGAR from the coding sequence ATGGGCGAGCAGTCGCTGCGGGCCTACGTCGACGCCCTGCCTGCGGACGAGCTCGTGGTGATCGACCGCGCGGTCGACGCGCGCTTCGAGCTCGCCAGCGTGCTGGCGCTGCTCGACCGCGGTCCGGCCGTGCGCCTGAGCGCGGTCACCGGATCGGCGCACCCCGTCGTCGGCAACGCCCTGTCGAGCCGCAGCCGCCTCGCCCGCGCGGTGGGCTGCGACGTCGACCAGCTGCTCGACACGCTGACGGCAGCCGTGGCCGACCGGCAGCCGGTGCTCCTCGTCGACGACGCCCCGGTGCAGGAGGTCCGCCTCCCCGCGTCGGCGGTCTGGGACGAGGTCGTCGCCCCCACCTGGTTCGAGAAGGACTCCGGCGGCTACGTGACGGCCGGCATGATCGTCGCCTTCGATCCCGTGACCGGGCACCGCAACGCCTCCTACGCGCGGATCAAGCCGCTGGGCGAGACGACCGGCTTCGTCGGCATCGCACCGAACCACCACCTCACGGCGATGTCGCGCTCGGCCGCCGCGGCGGGCGGGCTCCCGGTCGCCGTCGTGCTCGGCGCGCACCCCGCGATCCAGATGGCGGCCTGCTGCTACCTCGCGCTCGGCGACGACGAGCTCGAGCACGCCGCGCACCTGCTCGGCGAGCCCGTCCGCGTGGCCCGCGCCACCACGAGCGACGTGCTCGTGCCGGCCGACGCGGAGATCGTCGTCGAGGGGCTGCTGCACGCCGACCGTCCGGTGCACGAGGGGCTCGTCAACGAGTACCACGGCATGTACGAGGACTACGGCGACGGCATCACCCTCGAGGTCACCGCGGTCACCCGGCGCTCGGCGCCCGAGGTGCAGGTCATCCTGCCGGGGCTCTCCTCCGAGCACAGCTACATCGCGGCGCTGCCGATCGCCGCGGGGATCAAGCACGCGCTGCGGAACGTCGGCTGCGACATCGTCGACGTCGCCGTCACGCACTCCGGCGGCGGGCGGGTCGACGTCGTCGTCTCGATCGCGAACGGGCGGCCCGGCGCGGCCAAGCGTGTGATGTTCGGGGCCTTCGCCGCCGTCAGCATGGTCAAGCAGGTGACGGTGGTCGACGCGGACGTCGACGCCTGGGACCAGGAGCACGTGCACTGGGCGCGGACCAGCCGTCTGCGCTGGGACCGCGACCTCGTCCTCGTCGACGGGGTCGCCACCGACCGCAACGTGCCGATGCAGATCGGCGGGACGGTCACCAAGGTCGGCATGGACGCGACCCGGAAGGAGGGCGACCGCGCGATCGGCGCCGACCTCGCCGTCCCGCCGCCCGCGATCCTCCGGCGCATCCGCGACGCGCTCGTCGCCGACGGGCTCGGCGGCGCGCTGCGTCCCGCGATCGTCGTGCACGGCTCGCTGACCGAGGGGGAGGGCGCCCGATGA
- a CDS encoding dihydroorotase, with translation MVRGRIVTPGAVIDDGAVLVEGGRITAVLEGRAAAEAVAGAERVLGGEGLLVLPGAVDAHVHAFSEPAETFVGATSAAAAGGVTTILDMPYDAGSPVNTAAAVVAKRERLEREAVVDVALHGTVRPGDGARDVAGMIDEGVCGFKVSLFETDPIRFPRLPSDELLEAFAIMAERGVRVGVHAEDGEIIGALVAAAKAAGRTAPIDHVRSRPPVSETSSVALGLELASAAGARFHIFHASLPATVDLVEASAGRGLDATLETCPHYLVLTEDDMERLGARGKINPPLRTAEHARGMWAALADGRIDMVTSDHAPWPLSKKSSEVIFDNASGAPGVQTLLPIVLGAGYFGGRLSLLRAAEVLAGNPARAFGIDHRKGAIAVGLDADFAIVDPAGSTVVDETPMLSTATWSPYAGMTFPGELVLTVVRGTPVFSRAEGLLARPGDGRFVARAA, from the coding sequence GTGGTCCGCGGGCGCATCGTCACGCCCGGCGCCGTGATCGACGACGGCGCCGTCCTCGTCGAGGGCGGCCGCATCACCGCGGTGCTCGAGGGGCGCGCGGCGGCCGAGGCCGTCGCGGGTGCCGAGCGGGTCCTCGGCGGCGAGGGCCTCCTCGTGCTGCCCGGGGCCGTCGATGCGCACGTCCACGCGTTCTCCGAGCCGGCCGAGACCTTCGTCGGAGCGACGTCGGCGGCCGCGGCGGGGGGTGTCACCACGATCCTCGACATGCCCTACGACGCCGGCAGCCCCGTCAACACGGCGGCCGCGGTCGTCGCCAAGCGCGAGCGCCTCGAGCGCGAGGCGGTCGTCGACGTCGCGCTGCACGGCACGGTCCGCCCCGGCGACGGGGCGCGCGACGTCGCCGGGATGATCGACGAGGGCGTCTGCGGCTTCAAGGTGTCGCTGTTCGAGACCGACCCGATCCGCTTCCCGCGCCTCCCCTCGGACGAGCTGCTCGAGGCCTTCGCGATCATGGCCGAGCGCGGCGTCCGCGTGGGCGTGCACGCCGAGGACGGCGAGATCATCGGCGCGCTCGTCGCCGCGGCGAAGGCCGCCGGCCGCACCGCGCCGATCGACCACGTGCGCAGCCGCCCGCCCGTCTCCGAGACGTCGTCCGTGGCGCTCGGGCTGGAGCTGGCGTCCGCCGCGGGCGCGCGCTTCCACATCTTCCACGCGAGCCTGCCCGCCACCGTCGACCTGGTCGAGGCGAGCGCCGGCCGCGGCCTCGACGCCACCCTCGAGACCTGCCCGCACTACCTCGTCCTCACCGAGGACGACATGGAGCGCCTGGGCGCGCGGGGCAAGATCAACCCGCCGCTGCGCACCGCCGAGCACGCCCGCGGGATGTGGGCGGCGCTGGCCGACGGCCGCATCGACATGGTGACGTCCGATCACGCCCCCTGGCCGCTCTCGAAGAAGAGCTCCGAGGTGATCTTCGACAACGCCTCCGGGGCCCCCGGGGTGCAGACCCTGCTGCCGATCGTGCTCGGGGCCGGCTACTTCGGCGGCCGCCTCTCGCTGCTCCGGGCCGCCGAGGTGCTCGCCGGGAACCCGGCGCGCGCGTTCGGGATCGACCACCGGAAGGGCGCGATCGCCGTCGGCCTCGACGCCGACTTCGCGATCGTCGACCCCGCCGGCTCGACCGTCGTCGACGAGACCCCGATGCTCTCCACCGCCACCTGGAGCCCCTACGCGGGCATGACCTTCCCCGGCGAGCTCGTCCTGACGGTCGTGCGGGGGACGCCGGTCTTCTCGAGGGCCGAGGGCCTCCTCGCCCGCCCGGGCGACGGCCGCTTCGTCGCGAGGGCCGCCTGA
- a CDS encoding HAL/PAL/TAL family ammonia-lyase: MTELAQAVVDTAAADTAVVEIDGFTLTIEDVALVARGLPDGSFPHVVLSDEARRVTNEARAYVDEHFLAPDAPAIYGINTGLGRLMDVRVPAADQARFQRLVINSHSAGVGEPLPLDETRALLLLRTNAIAKGMSGVRIECIDRLIAMLNADVLPVIPGQGSVGASGDLAPLAHMVSVMVGHEKAEAYHRGVRMPAVEALAAAGLEIEFDLKPKDVLALINGSTISLATACLALHDAWSLTRQADVALALSLEAVRGELDAFDERIHLARNAPGQVDVAANVRALTAGSERTVEDARRIQLPDEHRAGPYKPRVQDAYSLRCAPQVHGTTRESLLFAETLLVREANAATDNPLVLPDGQGGYDVLSGGNFHGEPIGVAADLISIAVAEIGAISERRSFRLTDPNLSYGLPLNLVGGQLGLNTGFSIVHCAAAAIASENKVLCFPSVVDSIPTKANQEDHVSMCTFSSRKARSIIKNTQVILGVEFILATQGIDLAAPHLDGRALGEGSAAAYEAVRSIVPMTREDIYQSEQMMNAQAMVVLGTVLSAVESRIGVVR, translated from the coding sequence ATGACTGAACTGGCCCAGGCCGTCGTCGACACTGCCGCTGCCGACACCGCCGTCGTCGAGATCGACGGCTTCACCCTCACGATCGAGGACGTCGCGCTCGTCGCCCGAGGCCTCCCGGACGGATCGTTCCCCCACGTCGTGCTGAGCGACGAGGCCCGCCGCGTCACGAACGAGGCCCGCGCCTACGTCGACGAGCACTTCCTCGCCCCCGACGCGCCCGCCATCTACGGCATCAACACCGGGCTCGGTCGGCTGATGGACGTCCGCGTCCCCGCCGCCGACCAGGCGCGCTTCCAGCGGCTGGTCATCAACTCGCACTCGGCCGGCGTCGGCGAGCCCCTCCCGCTCGACGAGACCCGCGCTCTCCTGCTGCTGCGCACGAACGCGATCGCGAAGGGCATGTCCGGCGTCCGCATCGAGTGCATCGACCGCCTCATCGCGATGCTCAACGCGGACGTCCTCCCCGTCATCCCCGGGCAGGGCTCGGTCGGCGCCTCCGGCGACCTCGCCCCGCTCGCGCACATGGTGAGCGTGATGGTCGGCCACGAGAAGGCCGAGGCGTACCACCGCGGCGTGCGCATGCCGGCCGTCGAGGCGCTCGCCGCCGCCGGGCTGGAGATCGAGTTCGACCTCAAGCCCAAGGACGTCCTCGCCCTCATCAACGGCTCGACGATCTCGCTCGCGACCGCCTGCCTCGCCCTGCACGACGCCTGGAGCCTCACCCGCCAGGCGGACGTGGCCCTCGCGCTCTCGCTCGAGGCGGTGCGCGGCGAGCTCGACGCGTTCGACGAGCGCATCCACCTCGCCCGCAACGCTCCCGGCCAGGTCGACGTCGCCGCCAACGTGCGCGCGCTGACCGCCGGCAGCGAGCGCACCGTCGAGGACGCCCGCCGCATCCAGCTCCCCGACGAGCACCGCGCGGGCCCCTACAAGCCGCGGGTGCAGGACGCCTACTCGCTGCGCTGCGCGCCGCAGGTGCACGGCACGACGCGCGAGTCCCTCCTGTTCGCCGAGACGCTGCTCGTGCGCGAGGCCAACGCCGCGACCGACAACCCGCTCGTGCTGCCGGACGGCCAGGGCGGCTACGACGTCCTCTCGGGCGGCAACTTCCACGGCGAGCCGATCGGCGTGGCCGCCGACCTGATCTCGATCGCGGTCGCCGAGATCGGCGCGATCTCCGAGCGCCGCTCGTTCCGGCTCACCGACCCGAACCTCAGCTACGGCCTGCCGCTGAACCTCGTCGGCGGTCAGCTCGGCCTGAACACCGGCTTCTCGATCGTGCACTGCGCCGCCGCGGCGATCGCCTCCGAGAACAAGGTGCTCTGCTTCCCCTCGGTCGTCGACTCGATCCCGACGAAGGCGAACCAGGAGGACCACGTCTCGATGTGCACCTTCTCTTCGCGCAAGGCGCGGAGCATCATCAAGAACACGCAGGTCATCCTGGGCGTCGAGTTCATCCTCGCCACGCAGGGCATCGATCTGGCCGCCCCGCACCTCGACGGACGCGCTCTCGGCGAGGGCAGCGCCGCCGCCTACGAGGCGGTCCGCTCGATCGTGCCGATGACCCGCGAGGACATCTACCAGTCGGAGCAGATGATGAACGCGCAGGCGATGGTCGTGCTCGGCACGGTGCTCTCGGCCGTCGAGTCGCGCATCGGAGTCGTGCGGTGA
- a CDS encoding isocitrate lyase/PEP mutase family protein produces the protein MTAKRTLLELMQSGSVLAPCVFDCSSARAVELAGFEAMLLSGSEVSMSMKGIPDLGLLSLEELLWAVERIVDMSPLPLAVDIEDGFGASPLQVYETCRRVAKAGAMAVLMEDEFEPGYARDVSTDNLIPREEYYAKIRAAVKAVEGTDCMVIARSNYGSANLEEGIQRMIDCVALGAHATVVVNVTTLEDAAEVARRVPGLKMFADINAKRGLQQMSFAQLAELGFQLVTMHFTMKAAMAGMIEAGRANLEEMGNTYSNELMPDEYPGHSGMAFFAAQELLDLESEFSGRAQSFNDPRTVHAAPPS, from the coding sequence ATGACCGCGAAGAGGACCCTGCTCGAGCTCATGCAGTCGGGGAGCGTGCTGGCCCCCTGCGTCTTCGACTGCTCGTCGGCGCGCGCGGTCGAGCTGGCCGGCTTCGAGGCCATGCTGCTCAGCGGGTCGGAGGTGTCGATGTCGATGAAGGGCATCCCCGACCTCGGCCTGCTCTCCCTCGAGGAGCTGCTCTGGGCCGTCGAGCGGATCGTCGACATGTCGCCGCTGCCGCTGGCGGTCGACATCGAGGACGGCTTCGGCGCCAGCCCGCTCCAGGTCTACGAGACCTGCCGCCGGGTCGCCAAGGCCGGCGCGATGGCCGTGCTGATGGAGGACGAGTTCGAGCCCGGCTACGCCCGGGACGTCTCGACCGACAACCTGATCCCGCGGGAGGAGTACTACGCGAAGATCCGCGCGGCGGTGAAGGCCGTCGAGGGCACCGACTGCATGGTGATCGCCCGCAGCAACTACGGCAGTGCGAACCTGGAGGAGGGCATCCAGCGGATGATCGACTGCGTGGCCCTGGGGGCGCATGCGACGGTCGTGGTCAACGTGACGACGCTGGAGGACGCCGCCGAGGTCGCCCGGCGCGTGCCGGGGCTCAAGATGTTCGCCGACATCAACGCCAAGCGCGGACTCCAGCAGATGTCGTTCGCGCAGCTGGCGGAGCTCGGATTCCAGCTCGTGACGATGCACTTCACCATGAAGGCGGCGATGGCCGGCATGATCGAGGCCGGCCGGGCGAACCTCGAGGAGATGGGCAACACCTACTCGAACGAGCTGATGCCGGACGAGTACCCGGGGCACAGCGGGATGGCGTTCTTCGCCGCCCAGGAGCTCCTGGATCTCGAGTCCGAGTTCTCGGGCCGCGCGCAGTCGTTCAACGACCCGCGCACGGTGCACGCCGCTCCTCCGAGCTGA
- a CDS encoding peptide ABC transporter substrate-binding protein gives MKKLSKLLTAAVALTAAVGLLSACSTDPATSASGGASSHVLTVGKLLPLQAVDPHKVNDGMSNEVLTAVFDGLYTLDADGEIDPLMAESFEKSEDGLTYTFTIRDATWSDGTPVTAQDFEFSWKRLVNPATAAPNSNEAVAAGIKNANEIVNQGMDYDQLGVTALDDKTLQVELAADVPYFQALLVRPAFLPVNEAYLAEVGDKYGQTPETTIYNGPFTWDSWDFANNFSVAKNADYWNADGIDLDEIKWQVVKDSQTAALLQESGDLDFTEISGSLIDRYADSAELTTALEVHMWYMYPNLDNPALANKDVRTALATSFDKDALANSVLKNGAEPADYFVGKNLAIGPDGEQFRDTGDTYLPYDVDAAQAAWTSGLAALGTDSVTLRLSYWDDEASIAQAEFIASQWEANLPGLSIELTSQPKATANEQATAGDFDLYLFRWGPDYKDPMAFLELLSSTSIRDFGGYANPEYDSIIAAARTADMLSQPQARWDSLHQAEDVLLGDVAVLPTVQNGIAMLINPDVHGMEVRNVSLTWNYRIVTKDD, from the coding sequence ATGAAAAAGCTCTCGAAGCTCCTGACCGCCGCGGTCGCCCTGACCGCGGCCGTCGGTCTGCTCTCCGCCTGCAGCACCGATCCGGCGACCAGCGCCTCCGGCGGCGCCTCGTCGCACGTGCTGACCGTCGGCAAGCTCCTCCCCCTCCAGGCCGTCGATCCGCACAAGGTGAACGACGGCATGTCGAACGAGGTCCTCACGGCCGTGTTCGACGGGCTCTACACGCTCGACGCGGACGGCGAGATCGACCCGCTGATGGCCGAGAGCTTCGAGAAGTCGGAGGACGGGCTCACCTACACGTTCACCATCCGCGACGCGACCTGGAGCGACGGGACGCCGGTCACCGCGCAGGACTTCGAGTTCTCCTGGAAGCGCCTGGTGAACCCCGCCACCGCCGCACCGAACAGCAACGAGGCGGTGGCCGCGGGCATCAAGAACGCCAACGAGATCGTCAACCAGGGCATGGACTACGACCAGCTCGGCGTCACGGCGCTCGACGACAAGACCCTGCAGGTCGAGCTCGCCGCCGACGTGCCCTACTTCCAGGCGCTGCTCGTGCGCCCCGCCTTCCTGCCGGTCAACGAGGCGTACCTCGCCGAGGTCGGCGACAAGTACGGCCAGACGCCGGAGACCACCATCTACAACGGCCCGTTCACCTGGGACTCGTGGGACTTCGCCAACAACTTCTCGGTCGCGAAGAACGCCGACTACTGGAACGCGGACGGCATCGACCTGGACGAGATCAAGTGGCAGGTCGTGAAGGACTCGCAGACCGCTGCCCTGCTGCAGGAGAGCGGTGACCTCGACTTCACCGAGATCTCCGGGAGCCTCATCGACCGCTACGCGGACTCCGCCGAGCTGACCACCGCGCTCGAGGTGCACATGTGGTACATGTACCCGAACCTCGACAATCCGGCCCTCGCGAACAAGGACGTCCGCACCGCTCTGGCCACCTCGTTCGACAAGGACGCGCTCGCGAACAGCGTGCTCAAGAACGGCGCGGAGCCGGCCGACTACTTCGTCGGCAAGAACCTGGCGATCGGACCCGACGGCGAGCAGTTCCGCGACACCGGCGACACCTACCTCCCCTACGACGTCGACGCCGCGCAGGCCGCGTGGACCTCGGGACTCGCCGCCCTCGGCACCGACTCCGTGACGCTGCGCCTGTCCTACTGGGACGACGAGGCCTCGATCGCGCAGGCCGAGTTCATCGCCTCGCAGTGGGAGGCGAACCTCCCCGGCCTCTCGATCGAGCTGACGAGCCAGCCCAAGGCCACGGCCAACGAGCAGGCCACCGCCGGCGACTTCGACCTCTACCTGTTCCGCTGGGGCCCCGACTACAAGGACCCGATGGCGTTCCTCGAGCTGCTCTCCTCGACGTCGATCCGCGACTTCGGCGGCTACGCGAACCCCGAGTACGACTCGATCATCGCCGCAGCCCGCACGGCCGACATGCTCAGCCAGCCGCAGGCGCGCTGGGACAGCCTGCACCAGGCGGAGGACGTCCTCCTCGGGGACGTGGCCGTGCTCCCGACCGTGCAGAACGGCATCGCGATGCTGATCAACCCCGACGTGCACGGCATGGAGGTCAGGAACGTCAGCCTGACCTGGAACTACCGCATCGTCACGAAGGACGACTGA
- a CDS encoding Lrp/AsnC family transcriptional regulator — protein sequence MPNIIRSVRLDDIDRAIIDVLVTDGRIPNKDLADKVGLAPSSSLARVRALIESGVISGFHAEVDARLLGKGIRAILRVQLKEHSRAENARFAAAMAQLPQVVNLWLVAGEDDYLIEVVASSPDDLSDFVLDCVTSDPVVADTYTTLVFSRWRGRGPLPDGPSE from the coding sequence TTGCCGAACATTATTAGGTCCGTCCGACTCGACGACATCGACCGCGCGATCATCGATGTGCTGGTCACGGACGGCCGCATCCCGAACAAGGACCTCGCCGACAAGGTCGGCCTCGCGCCGTCCTCCTCGCTGGCCCGGGTGCGCGCACTGATCGAGAGCGGCGTCATCTCGGGCTTCCACGCCGAGGTGGACGCCCGGCTCCTCGGCAAGGGGATCCGCGCCATCCTCCGCGTGCAGCTCAAGGAGCACTCGCGGGCGGAGAACGCCCGGTTCGCCGCGGCCATGGCCCAGCTCCCGCAGGTCGTGAACCTCTGGCTCGTCGCCGGCGAGGACGACTACCTGATCGAGGTCGTCGCGAGCAGCCCCGACGACCTCAGCGACTTCGTCCTCGACTGCGTCACCTCGGATCCGGTCGTCGCCGACACCTACACGACACTCGTCTTCTCTCGCTGGCGCGGCAGGGGCCCCCTGCCGGACGGGCCGTCGGAGTGA
- a CDS encoding dipeptidase: protein MTDAPLSPAQIRRLLEGRVLIDTHNDLLCGLRRWEGYAVDGFDGARPSFHTDLPRLRAGAVSAQVWSVFASSQQPEAEAVVGTLEQIDAAHRFAAAHPRDLAIVRTADEAERAIAQGRIASFLGVEGGQSIAGSLGVLRMLARLGVRLFSLTHTTSLDWADSATDTARAGGLTADGVAIVGELERLGVVVDLSHTSERTQRAVLDVARAPLFFSHSGVAAVAEHPRNVGEDVLHRLAGQGGVLQVAFVAQFLSREFADWSAEADGERGRLGIDTSLPWPRAPRPAETADAARAANRSAMPAQDPSALEAFSRWALAHPAPRVTVGHVADHVEAARDTMGVAHVGLGSDFDGVADLPDGLGDVAGYPLLLAELSARGWSPDDLLDLAGRNTMRVLRATEAMAD from the coding sequence GTGACGGACGCTCCGCTCTCCCCGGCGCAGATCCGGCGGCTCCTCGAGGGCCGCGTGCTGATCGACACTCACAACGACCTGCTCTGCGGCCTCCGCCGATGGGAGGGCTACGCCGTCGACGGCTTCGACGGCGCCCGCCCCTCCTTCCACACCGACCTCCCGCGGCTGCGCGCCGGCGCGGTCTCGGCCCAGGTCTGGTCGGTGTTCGCCTCGTCGCAGCAGCCGGAGGCGGAGGCCGTGGTCGGCACCCTGGAGCAGATCGACGCCGCCCACCGGTTCGCGGCGGCCCACCCCCGCGACCTGGCGATCGTCCGCACGGCCGACGAGGCCGAGCGCGCGATCGCCCAGGGCCGGATCGCCTCCTTCCTGGGCGTCGAGGGCGGGCAGTCGATCGCGGGGTCGCTGGGCGTGCTCCGGATGCTGGCCCGGCTCGGCGTGCGCCTGTTCTCGCTCACGCACACCACCTCGCTCGACTGGGCGGACTCCGCCACCGACACCGCCCGCGCCGGCGGGCTCACCGCGGACGGCGTCGCGATCGTCGGCGAGCTCGAGCGCCTGGGCGTCGTCGTCGACCTGTCGCACACCTCCGAGCGCACCCAGCGGGCGGTGCTGGACGTCGCCCGCGCGCCCCTGTTCTTCTCGCACTCGGGGGTCGCCGCCGTCGCCGAGCACCCGCGGAACGTCGGCGAGGACGTCCTCCACCGGCTCGCGGGTCAGGGCGGTGTCCTCCAGGTCGCCTTCGTCGCGCAGTTCCTCTCGCGCGAGTTCGCCGACTGGTCGGCGGAGGCGGACGGCGAGCGCGGCCGGCTCGGGATCGACACCTCCCTGCCGTGGCCGCGCGCTCCGCGACCGGCGGAGACGGCCGACGCGGCGCGCGCCGCGAACAGGAGCGCGATGCCCGCCCAGGACCCGTCGGCCCTGGAGGCGTTCTCGCGCTGGGCGCTGGCGCATCCGGCACCGCGGGTCACCGTGGGGCACGTCGCGGACCACGTCGAGGCCGCCCGCGACACGATGGGCGTCGCGCACGTCGGCCTCGGCAGCGACTTCGACGGCGTCGCCGACCTGCCGGACGGGCTCGGCGACGTCGCGGGCTATCCGCTCCTGCTCGCCGAGCTCTCAGCGCGCGGCTGGTCGCCGGACGACCTCCTCGACCTCGCCGGCCGCAACACGATGCGCGTCCTCCGCGCCACCGAGGCGATGGCGGACTGA
- a CDS encoding NAD(P)-dependent oxidoreductase, giving the protein MTSTASASSPTPLRVGLVGLGSMGAPMARRVLAAGFALGITARPASADRARAAAPGAVWRDSPRALALASDVLLLMVPDLPQIEELLSGDESVPVDGTGPLLVVCSSVSPEGLRALARRHPRLRLIDAPVSGGTEGAEAGTLSIMVGGEEDDVACALPVLAACGTALHLGPLGAGEVAKACNQLIVAATMTAIAEAAVIAERSGLDLGALLELLQGGYAGSRVLETKRAALVARDYRPTGVASYMVKDLRAAADEAEATGTAAPVLATVADVFRELTEAGLGDQDLSVVHRFVAERP; this is encoded by the coding sequence ATGACCTCGACGGCCTCAGCCTCCTCTCCGACGCCCCTGCGAGTCGGCCTCGTCGGCCTCGGCAGCATGGGTGCTCCGATGGCGCGTCGCGTGCTCGCCGCGGGCTTCGCGCTGGGCATCACGGCGCGCCCCGCCTCGGCCGATCGCGCCAGGGCGGCGGCCCCGGGGGCGGTGTGGCGCGACTCGCCCCGCGCGCTCGCCCTGGCGTCCGACGTGCTCCTGCTGATGGTGCCCGACCTCCCGCAGATCGAGGAGCTGCTGTCCGGGGACGAGAGCGTGCCGGTCGACGGCACCGGCCCCCTGCTCGTCGTGTGCTCCAGCGTCTCGCCGGAGGGGCTGCGCGCCCTCGCCCGGCGGCACCCGCGGCTGCGGCTGATCGACGCGCCCGTCAGCGGCGGGACCGAGGGCGCGGAGGCGGGGACGCTCTCGATCATGGTCGGCGGCGAGGAGGACGACGTCGCCTGCGCGCTCCCCGTGCTCGCCGCCTGCGGGACGGCGCTGCACCTCGGCCCGCTCGGAGCCGGGGAGGTGGCCAAGGCCTGCAACCAGCTGATCGTCGCGGCGACGATGACGGCGATCGCCGAGGCCGCGGTGATCGCGGAGCGCTCGGGTCTCGACCTCGGCGCGCTGCTGGAGCTGCTGCAGGGCGGCTACGCGGGCAGCCGCGTCCTCGAGACCAAGCGGGCCGCGCTGGTCGCCCGCGACTACCGGCCGACCGGGGTCGCCTCCTACATGGTGAAGGATCTCCGCGCGGCCGCCGACGAGGCGGAGGCGACCGGCACCGCGGCGCCCGTGCTGGCGACGGTGGCCGACGTCTTCCGCGAGCTCACCGAGGCCGGCCTCGGCGACCAGGACCTCTCGGTGGTGCACCGCTTCGTCGCCGAGCGTCCCTGA
- a CDS encoding D-2-hydroxyacid dehydrogenase produces MIDRLDPAPGRLRVVAATPISEELIARVVELEPRIDFVADQSLLPPMRHPGDHGGDPAFERTAEQQAAFEELVDSAEVLYGIPDEDPSELARTVAANPALRWVQTMPAGGGAQVKKAGLSEEQLARVAFSTSAGVHSDPLAEFSLFGLLAGAKTLPKLQALQGAREWGSRWTMGLLSEQTILIVGLGTIGRATAQKLSALGARVIGTSRHADSVEHVDEIVQPSAIADVAGRIDGVVVTLPGTEQTEKLVGADFFAALRPGATLVSVGRGTVIDEDALLAALEDGRVGFAALDVVAEEPLAQDSPLWSHPNVLLSPHTAALNAAEDRLIAELFARNATRYLDGEELINRVDTVEFY; encoded by the coding sequence GTGATCGATCGCCTCGACCCCGCGCCCGGACGCCTGCGCGTGGTGGCCGCCACGCCGATCAGCGAGGAGCTGATCGCACGGGTGGTGGAGCTGGAGCCGCGGATCGACTTCGTCGCGGACCAGAGTCTGCTGCCGCCGATGCGGCACCCGGGCGATCACGGCGGCGACCCGGCCTTCGAGCGGACTGCGGAGCAGCAGGCCGCGTTCGAGGAGCTGGTCGACTCGGCCGAGGTGCTCTACGGGATCCCGGACGAGGACCCGTCGGAGCTGGCCCGCACGGTCGCCGCGAACCCGGCGCTGCGCTGGGTGCAGACGATGCCCGCGGGCGGCGGCGCGCAGGTGAAGAAGGCCGGCCTGAGCGAGGAGCAGCTCGCACGGGTCGCGTTCTCCACCTCCGCGGGAGTGCACTCCGACCCGCTGGCCGAGTTCTCCCTCTTCGGCCTGCTGGCGGGCGCGAAGACGCTGCCGAAGCTGCAGGCGCTGCAGGGCGCCCGCGAGTGGGGCTCGCGCTGGACGATGGGGCTGCTCTCGGAGCAGACGATCCTGATCGTCGGGCTGGGCACCATCGGCCGGGCGACCGCGCAGAAGCTGTCGGCGCTGGGCGCCCGGGTGATCGGCACCAGCCGGCACGCCGACTCCGTCGAGCACGTCGACGAGATCGTCCAGCCGTCGGCGATCGCCGACGTCGCCGGGCGGATCGACGGCGTCGTCGTCACCCTCCCCGGCACCGAGCAGACCGAGAAGCTCGTCGGCGCGGACTTCTTCGCCGCGCTGCGCCCCGGAGCGACGCTCGTCAGCGTCGGCCGCGGCACCGTGATCGACGAGGACGCGCTGCTCGCCGCGCTCGAAGACGGCCGGGTCGGCTTCGCGGCCCTCGACGTCGTGGCGGAGGAGCCGCTCGCGCAGGACAGCCCGCTCTGGAGCCACCCGAACGTGCTGCTCAGCCCGCACACCGCCGCGCTGAACGCGGCCGAGGACCGCCTGATCGCCGAGCTCTTCGCCCGCAACGCCACCCGCTACCTCGACGGCGAGGAGCTGATCAACCGGGTCGATACGGTGGAGTTCTACTGA